Proteins from a single region of Oreochromis niloticus isolate F11D_XX linkage group LG7, O_niloticus_UMD_NMBU, whole genome shotgun sequence:
- the sbno1 gene encoding protein strawberry notch homolog 1 isoform X1 produces MLASKSRDTVGESTMDPGQDLLLAALSESGICPNDIGLFDVDSQDVAQPSTTQQSISISALDVGVGVGTESVEVVRPEHPAAVPIVTIRHKPQPSTTTFVLNQLNQLPPLGAVVTKQSAINPVKHTITVTKVVHVANSTLRSSSAPSSTSIPPSASTVVPSNRDQQIQLKDLLRSSSVKSTGLKGNSLIELMKLKPPPDIAPPVATATATGPGDLNNGIKREVLGKDSARIWIHDDIKLQTFPHSLKPPVVKEEDEPEEEEEDELGHAETYAEYMPQKLKVGLRHPDPVVETSSLSSVSPPDVWYRLTIPEEVIDRGCLSALQLEAITYAAQQHETFLPNGDRAAYLIGDGAGVGKGRTIAGIIYENYLLGRKRSLWFSVSNDLKYDAERDLRDIGAKNIQVHSLNKFKYGKISSKHNGSVKKGVIFATYSSLIGESQSGGKYKTRFEQLLHWCGEDFDGVIVYDECHKAKNVCPIGSSKPTKTGLAVLELQNKLPKARVVYASATGASEPRNMAYMNRLGIWGHKTPFREFGDFIQAVERRGVGAMEIVAMDMKLRGMYIARQLSFTGVTFKIDEVPLTQEYINMYNKSVRLWVSARERFQQAANLMDAEQRMKKSMWGQFWSAHQRFFKYLCIASKVRRVVQLAREEVQNGKCVVIGLQSTGEARTLEALEEGGGELNDFVSTAKGVLQSLIEKHFPAPDRQKLYSLLGIDLSAKKTPSPSDTAVEQEQKGKKRKGSEVKKQQKKRPRKHGGLSGTSSDESQSEESDRDCDSDDSFKSVSSADEDDDFNPFREESDDDDDPWLNRKEPKKGKEKKKKKRRKSIDPDSIQSALLASGLCSTRPTFTASVNPPSTPATVKADSQESCLTSQDSVELAQKMKKELLEKLEDLAEDLPPNTLDELIDELGGPENVAEMTGRKGRVVSNDDGTITYESRSELDVPVEILNLTEKQRFMDGEKNIAIISEAASSGISLQADRRVKNQRRRVHMTLELPWSADRAIQQFGRTHRSNQVTAPEYVFLISELAGEQRFASIVAKRLESLGALTHGDRRATETRDLSRFNFDNKYGRNALEIVMKSIVKLDTPLVSPPSDFKGDFFKEIQIGLVGVGLINVEDRSGTLSLDKDYNNMGKFLNRILGMEVHQQNALFQYFSDTLAAVIQEAKKNGKYDMGILDLGSGDEKVKKVDCRKFLTPGYTTSGHVELYTVSVERGMSWEEATHAWADQNGADDGFYVQMRNNKKTAILVKEVNTKKRLFLVYRPNTGRQVKLETYTDLKKKFKKVLSEDAKQHWTDQYKSSEKICSHAYWRGNCKKASVGLQCEVGLRCRRYYVLCGSVLSVWNELEEVLTPVSGTNVKVQIVRLRTEDGQRIVGLIIPANCVSPLINKLSTSDQCQQLAVQEQQKRQQLHPQSLSHTHHT; encoded by the exons ATGTTAGCTAGCAAAAGCCGTGACACAGTGGGTGAGAGCACA ATGGATCCTGGACAGGATTTACTTCTCGCCGCTCTCAGTGAGAGTGGAATTTGCCCAAATGATATTGGCTTATTTGATGTTGATTCTCAGGATGTTGCACAGCCCTCTACAACCCAGCAA TCGATCTCCATCAGTGCCCTGGATGTTGGTGTTGGTGTGGGGACAGAGTCAGTGGAAGTTGTTCGACCTGAACATCCTGCTGCAGTCCCCATTGTTACCATCAGG CACAAACCTCAGCCATCAACCACCACGTTTGTCTTAAATCAGCTGAATCAGTTGCCTCCACTGGGAGCTGTTGTGACCAAACAGTCTGCTATTAACCCTGTCAAGCATACCATAACTGTCACCAAGGTGGTTCATGTGGCGAATTCAACCCTGCGAAGTTCATCAGCCCCCTCTTCCACAAGTATTCCCCCTTCAGCATCCACAGTAGTGCCTTCTAACAGAGATCAG CAGATTCAGTTGAAAGACCTCCTTCGGTCCAGCAGTGTGAAGAGCACTGGTCTAAAGGGCAACAGTCTGATAGAGCTCATGAAGCTCAAGCCTCCACCTGATATTGCTCCACCAGTAGCCACAGCCACAGCCACAGGCCCAG GTGACTTGAACAATGGAATCAAGAGAgaagttttgggtaaagattcTGCCAGGATCTGGATTCATGATGACATTAAACTACAAACCTTTCCACATTCTCTG AAACCTCCAGTGGTGAAGGAAGAGGATGAgcctgaggaggaagaggaggatgagCTGGGTCATGCTGAGACTTATGCAGAGTACATGCCACAGAAAT TAAAGGTTGGCCTGAGGCACCCAGATCCTGTTGTAGAGACCAGTTCTCTGTCCAGTGTGAGCCCTCCAGATGTGTGGTACAGACTGACCATCCCAGAGGAAGTCATTGACAGGGGCTGCCTCTCTGCGTTGCAGCTGGAAGCTATTACATATGCAGCTCAG CAACATGAGACATTCCTCCCAAATGGTGATCGAGCTGCTTATTTGATCGGCGATGGAGCTGGTGTGGGGAAAGGCAGGACGATTGCAGGGATCATCTATGAGAATTACCTCCTGGGCAGGAAGAGGTCACTATG GTTTAGTGTCTCAAATGATTTGAAGTATGATGCTGAAAGGGATTTAAGAGACATTGGAGCCAAGAACATCCAGGTTCATTCCCTGAACAAG ttcaAATATGGCAAAATCTCTTCAAAACACAATGGAAGTGTGAAGAAAGGTGTCATCTTTGCCACCTACTCCTCTTTGATAGGAGAGAGCCAGTCAGGAGGGAAATATAAGACCAGATTTGAGCAGCTTCTCCACTGGTGTGGCGAAGACTTTGATGGAGTC ATCGTCTATGATGAGTGTCATAAAGCCAAAAATGTTTGTCCAATTGGCTCCTCCAAGCCTACAAAAACTGGGCTTGCAGTGTTGGAGCTGCAGAACAAACTCCCAAAGGCTCGGgttgtgtatgcaagtgctacAG GTGCCTCTGAACCACGAAACATGGCCTACATGAACCGGTTGGGCATATGGGGACACAAAACACCCTTCAGAGAATTTGGGGACTTTATCCAAGCTGTTGAGCGCAG AGGTGTTGGTGCCATGGAGATTGTAGCTATGGACATGAAGCTGAGAGGGATGTACATTGCAAGACAGCTGAGTTTTACAGGTGTGACTTTCAAGATCGACGAGGTTCCCCTGACTCAGGAATATATCAACATGTACAACAAATCTGTTAGACTG TGGGTGAGTGCACGGGAAAGGTTCCAGCAGGCTGCAAACCTCATGGATGCAGAGCAACGCATGAAGAAGTCCATGTGGGGTCAGTTTTGGTCTGCCCACCAAAGGTTCTTTAAGTATCTCTGCATTGCCTCCAAAGTCCGCCGAGTGGTTCAGCTGGCCAGAGAAGAGGTCCAGAATGGAAAG TGTGTGGTGATTGGCCTTCAGTCCACTGGTGAAGCAAGAACACTGGAGGCCCTGGAGGAAGGAGGGGGAGAACTCAATGACTTTGTTTCAACTGCAAA AGGTGTGCTACAGTCCTTGATTGAAAAGCACTTCCCAGCTCCAGACAGACAGAAGCTTTACAGCCTGCTGGGTATCGACCTCTCAGCAAAGAAGACCCCCTCTCCCAGTGACACAGCAGTAGAACAAGAACAGAAGGGCAAGAAGAGGAAag GTTCAGAGgttaaaaagcagcagaaaaagcGTCCCCGGAAGCATGGGGGTCTGTCGGGTACGAGTTCAGATGAGAGCCAGTCAGAGGAGTCGgacagagactgtgacagtgatGACAGCTTCAAATCAGTCAGCTCAGCAGACGAAGACGACGATTTCAACCCATTCAGAGAAGagtctgatgatgatgatg aTCCGTGGCTTAACAGGAAGGAACCAAAGAAAggcaaggagaagaagaagaaaaaaaggaggaagagtATTGATCCAGACTCGATTCAAAGTGCCTTGTTGGCCTCGGGGCTGTGCTCCACTAGGCCTACTTTCACTGCCTCAGTTAATCCCCCCAGCACGCCTGCCACAG TCAAGGCAGACAGTCAGGAAAGCTGCCTAACAAGTCAGGACTCAGTGGAACTTGCCCAGAAAATGAAGAAAGAGCTGCTTGAAAAACTGGAGGATCTGGCAGAGGATCTGCCTCCCAACACTCTGGATGAGCTCATAGATGAATTGGGAGGACCTGAAAATGTAGCTGAG ATGACTGGCCGTAAAGGTCGCGTGGTCAGCAACGATGATGGGACCATCACTTATGAATCTCGCTCTGAGCTGGACGTCCCTGTGGAAATACTCAATCTCACTGAGAAGCAGAGGTTCATGGATGGAGAGAAG AACATAGCCATCATCTCAGAAGCAGCGAGCTCGGGTATATCCCTGCAGGCTGACCGTCGAGTGAAGAACCAGCGGCGGAGAGTCCACATGACACTAGAGCTGCCGTGGAGCGCAGACAGGGCTATACAGCAGTTTG ggagaacccACAGATCAAACCAGGTCACAGCTCCAGAATATGTCTTCCTCATATCGGAGCTTGCAGGAGAGCAAAGATTTGCATCCATTGTTGCCAAAAGACTAGAAAGCTTG GGTGCTCTCACTCATGGTGacagaagagcaacagaaacTCGGGATCTGAGCAGGTTCAATTTTGACAACAAA TATGGCAGAAACGCTCTGGAAATTGTGATGAAGTCGATTGTAAAGCTTGATACTCCATTAGTGTCTCCACCCTCTGACTTTAAAGGGGATTTCTTCAAAG AAATTCAAATTGGATTAGTAGGTGTTGGCCTCATAAATGTGGAGGACAGATCTGGCACACTATCACTAGACAAAG ACTACAACAACATGGGGAAGTTCCTGAATCGTATTTTGGGCATGGAGGTCCATCAGCAGAATGCTTTGTTTCAGTACTTTTCTGACACGCTTGCAGCTGTGATTCAGGAAGCAAAGAAGAATGGCAAATACGACATGGGCATTCTCG ATCTGGGCTCAGGTGATGAAAAAGTAAAGAAGGTGGACTGCAGGAAATTTCTAACACCTGGCTACACTACATCAGGGCATGTTGAACTCTACACT GTAAGTGTTGAAAGGGGAATGTCCTGGGAAGAAGCCACACACGCTTGGGCAGACCAGAATGGAGCCGATGATGGTTTCTATGTGCAG atgaggaacaacaaaaaaacgGCCATCCTTGTCAAAGAGGTGAACACTAAGAAGAGGCTGTTCTTGGTGTACAGGCCCAACACCGGCCGGCAGGTCAAACTGGAGACGTACACAGACCTCAagaagaaatttaaaaag GTCTTGTCAGAAGATGCCAAGCAGCACTGGACTGACCAGTACAAGTCTTCAGAAAAAATCTGCTCACACGCATATTG GCGCGGTAACTGCAAGAAGGCGTCAGTGGGTCTGCAGTGTGAAGTTGGTCTTCGGTGCAGGAGGTACTACGTTTTGTGTGGATCAGTGCTCAGTGTTTGGAATGAGCTGGAAGAAGTGCTCACCCCGGTCAGTGGAACCAATGTAAAGGTGCAGATTGTCCGGCTGAGAACCGAAGATGGGCAGAGGATAGTCG gACTGATCATTCCGGCGAACTGTGTGTCTCCGTTAATTAACAAGCTCTCAACATCGGACCAGTGTCAGCAGCTGGCTGTGCAGGAGCAGCAGAAGCGGCAGCAGCTTCACCCTCAGAGTCTGagccacacacaccacacataG
- the sbno1 gene encoding protein strawberry notch homolog 1 isoform X3, giving the protein MDMDPGQDLLLAALSESGICPNDIGLFDVDSQDVAQPSTTQQSISISALDVGVGVGTESVEVVRPEHPAAVPIVTIRHKPQPSTTTFVLNQLNQLPPLGAVVTKQSAINPVKHTITVTKVVHVANSTLRSSSAPSSTSIPPSASTVVPSNRDQQIQLKDLLRSSSVKSTGLKGNSLIELMKLKPPPDIAPPVATATATGPGDLNNGIKREVLGKDSARIWIHDDIKLQTFPHSLKPPVVKEEDEPEEEEEDELGHAETYAEYMPQKLKVGLRHPDPVVETSSLSSVSPPDVWYRLTIPEEVIDRGCLSALQLEAITYAAQQHETFLPNGDRAAYLIGDGAGVGKGRTIAGIIYENYLLGRKRSLWFSVSNDLKYDAERDLRDIGAKNIQVHSLNKFKYGKISSKHNGSVKKGVIFATYSSLIGESQSGGKYKTRFEQLLHWCGEDFDGVIVYDECHKAKNVCPIGSSKPTKTGLAVLELQNKLPKARVVYASATGASEPRNMAYMNRLGIWGHKTPFREFGDFIQAVERRGVGAMEIVAMDMKLRGMYIARQLSFTGVTFKIDEVPLTQEYINMYNKSVRLWVSARERFQQAANLMDAEQRMKKSMWGQFWSAHQRFFKYLCIASKVRRVVQLAREEVQNGKCVVIGLQSTGEARTLEALEEGGGELNDFVSTAKGVLQSLIEKHFPAPDRQKLYSLLGIDLSAKKTPSPSDTAVEQEQKGKKRKGSEVKKQQKKRPRKHGGLSGTSSDESQSEESDRDCDSDDSFKSVSSADEDDDFNPFREESDDDDDPWLNRKEPKKGKEKKKKKRRKSIDPDSIQSALLASGLCSTRPTFTASVNPPSTPATVKADSQESCLTSQDSVELAQKMKKELLEKLEDLAEDLPPNTLDELIDELGGPENVAEMTGRKGRVVSNDDGTITYESRSELDVPVEILNLTEKQRFMDGEKNIAIISEAASSGISLQADRRVKNQRRRVHMTLELPWSADRAIQQFGRTHRSNQVTAPEYVFLISELAGEQRFASIVAKRLESLGALTHGDRRATETRDLSRFNFDNKYGRNALEIVMKSIVKLDTPLVSPPSDFKGDFFKEIQIGLVGVGLINVEDRSGTLSLDKDYNNMGKFLNRILGMEVHQQNALFQYFSDTLAAVIQEAKKNGKYDMGILDLGSGDEKVKKVDCRKFLTPGYTTSGHVELYTVSVERGMSWEEATHAWADQNGADDGFYVQMRNNKKTAILVKEVNTKKRLFLVYRPNTGRQVKLETYTDLKKKFKKVLSEDAKQHWTDQYKSSEKICSHAYWRGNCKKASVGLQCEVGLRCRRYYVLCGSVLSVWNELEEVLTPVSGTNVKVQIVRLRTEDGQRIVGLIIPANCVSPLINKLSTSDQCQQLAVQEQQKRQQLHPQSLSHTHHT; this is encoded by the exons ATGGAC ATGGATCCTGGACAGGATTTACTTCTCGCCGCTCTCAGTGAGAGTGGAATTTGCCCAAATGATATTGGCTTATTTGATGTTGATTCTCAGGATGTTGCACAGCCCTCTACAACCCAGCAA TCGATCTCCATCAGTGCCCTGGATGTTGGTGTTGGTGTGGGGACAGAGTCAGTGGAAGTTGTTCGACCTGAACATCCTGCTGCAGTCCCCATTGTTACCATCAGG CACAAACCTCAGCCATCAACCACCACGTTTGTCTTAAATCAGCTGAATCAGTTGCCTCCACTGGGAGCTGTTGTGACCAAACAGTCTGCTATTAACCCTGTCAAGCATACCATAACTGTCACCAAGGTGGTTCATGTGGCGAATTCAACCCTGCGAAGTTCATCAGCCCCCTCTTCCACAAGTATTCCCCCTTCAGCATCCACAGTAGTGCCTTCTAACAGAGATCAG CAGATTCAGTTGAAAGACCTCCTTCGGTCCAGCAGTGTGAAGAGCACTGGTCTAAAGGGCAACAGTCTGATAGAGCTCATGAAGCTCAAGCCTCCACCTGATATTGCTCCACCAGTAGCCACAGCCACAGCCACAGGCCCAG GTGACTTGAACAATGGAATCAAGAGAgaagttttgggtaaagattcTGCCAGGATCTGGATTCATGATGACATTAAACTACAAACCTTTCCACATTCTCTG AAACCTCCAGTGGTGAAGGAAGAGGATGAgcctgaggaggaagaggaggatgagCTGGGTCATGCTGAGACTTATGCAGAGTACATGCCACAGAAAT TAAAGGTTGGCCTGAGGCACCCAGATCCTGTTGTAGAGACCAGTTCTCTGTCCAGTGTGAGCCCTCCAGATGTGTGGTACAGACTGACCATCCCAGAGGAAGTCATTGACAGGGGCTGCCTCTCTGCGTTGCAGCTGGAAGCTATTACATATGCAGCTCAG CAACATGAGACATTCCTCCCAAATGGTGATCGAGCTGCTTATTTGATCGGCGATGGAGCTGGTGTGGGGAAAGGCAGGACGATTGCAGGGATCATCTATGAGAATTACCTCCTGGGCAGGAAGAGGTCACTATG GTTTAGTGTCTCAAATGATTTGAAGTATGATGCTGAAAGGGATTTAAGAGACATTGGAGCCAAGAACATCCAGGTTCATTCCCTGAACAAG ttcaAATATGGCAAAATCTCTTCAAAACACAATGGAAGTGTGAAGAAAGGTGTCATCTTTGCCACCTACTCCTCTTTGATAGGAGAGAGCCAGTCAGGAGGGAAATATAAGACCAGATTTGAGCAGCTTCTCCACTGGTGTGGCGAAGACTTTGATGGAGTC ATCGTCTATGATGAGTGTCATAAAGCCAAAAATGTTTGTCCAATTGGCTCCTCCAAGCCTACAAAAACTGGGCTTGCAGTGTTGGAGCTGCAGAACAAACTCCCAAAGGCTCGGgttgtgtatgcaagtgctacAG GTGCCTCTGAACCACGAAACATGGCCTACATGAACCGGTTGGGCATATGGGGACACAAAACACCCTTCAGAGAATTTGGGGACTTTATCCAAGCTGTTGAGCGCAG AGGTGTTGGTGCCATGGAGATTGTAGCTATGGACATGAAGCTGAGAGGGATGTACATTGCAAGACAGCTGAGTTTTACAGGTGTGACTTTCAAGATCGACGAGGTTCCCCTGACTCAGGAATATATCAACATGTACAACAAATCTGTTAGACTG TGGGTGAGTGCACGGGAAAGGTTCCAGCAGGCTGCAAACCTCATGGATGCAGAGCAACGCATGAAGAAGTCCATGTGGGGTCAGTTTTGGTCTGCCCACCAAAGGTTCTTTAAGTATCTCTGCATTGCCTCCAAAGTCCGCCGAGTGGTTCAGCTGGCCAGAGAAGAGGTCCAGAATGGAAAG TGTGTGGTGATTGGCCTTCAGTCCACTGGTGAAGCAAGAACACTGGAGGCCCTGGAGGAAGGAGGGGGAGAACTCAATGACTTTGTTTCAACTGCAAA AGGTGTGCTACAGTCCTTGATTGAAAAGCACTTCCCAGCTCCAGACAGACAGAAGCTTTACAGCCTGCTGGGTATCGACCTCTCAGCAAAGAAGACCCCCTCTCCCAGTGACACAGCAGTAGAACAAGAACAGAAGGGCAAGAAGAGGAAag GTTCAGAGgttaaaaagcagcagaaaaagcGTCCCCGGAAGCATGGGGGTCTGTCGGGTACGAGTTCAGATGAGAGCCAGTCAGAGGAGTCGgacagagactgtgacagtgatGACAGCTTCAAATCAGTCAGCTCAGCAGACGAAGACGACGATTTCAACCCATTCAGAGAAGagtctgatgatgatgatg aTCCGTGGCTTAACAGGAAGGAACCAAAGAAAggcaaggagaagaagaagaaaaaaaggaggaagagtATTGATCCAGACTCGATTCAAAGTGCCTTGTTGGCCTCGGGGCTGTGCTCCACTAGGCCTACTTTCACTGCCTCAGTTAATCCCCCCAGCACGCCTGCCACAG TCAAGGCAGACAGTCAGGAAAGCTGCCTAACAAGTCAGGACTCAGTGGAACTTGCCCAGAAAATGAAGAAAGAGCTGCTTGAAAAACTGGAGGATCTGGCAGAGGATCTGCCTCCCAACACTCTGGATGAGCTCATAGATGAATTGGGAGGACCTGAAAATGTAGCTGAG ATGACTGGCCGTAAAGGTCGCGTGGTCAGCAACGATGATGGGACCATCACTTATGAATCTCGCTCTGAGCTGGACGTCCCTGTGGAAATACTCAATCTCACTGAGAAGCAGAGGTTCATGGATGGAGAGAAG AACATAGCCATCATCTCAGAAGCAGCGAGCTCGGGTATATCCCTGCAGGCTGACCGTCGAGTGAAGAACCAGCGGCGGAGAGTCCACATGACACTAGAGCTGCCGTGGAGCGCAGACAGGGCTATACAGCAGTTTG ggagaacccACAGATCAAACCAGGTCACAGCTCCAGAATATGTCTTCCTCATATCGGAGCTTGCAGGAGAGCAAAGATTTGCATCCATTGTTGCCAAAAGACTAGAAAGCTTG GGTGCTCTCACTCATGGTGacagaagagcaacagaaacTCGGGATCTGAGCAGGTTCAATTTTGACAACAAA TATGGCAGAAACGCTCTGGAAATTGTGATGAAGTCGATTGTAAAGCTTGATACTCCATTAGTGTCTCCACCCTCTGACTTTAAAGGGGATTTCTTCAAAG AAATTCAAATTGGATTAGTAGGTGTTGGCCTCATAAATGTGGAGGACAGATCTGGCACACTATCACTAGACAAAG ACTACAACAACATGGGGAAGTTCCTGAATCGTATTTTGGGCATGGAGGTCCATCAGCAGAATGCTTTGTTTCAGTACTTTTCTGACACGCTTGCAGCTGTGATTCAGGAAGCAAAGAAGAATGGCAAATACGACATGGGCATTCTCG ATCTGGGCTCAGGTGATGAAAAAGTAAAGAAGGTGGACTGCAGGAAATTTCTAACACCTGGCTACACTACATCAGGGCATGTTGAACTCTACACT GTAAGTGTTGAAAGGGGAATGTCCTGGGAAGAAGCCACACACGCTTGGGCAGACCAGAATGGAGCCGATGATGGTTTCTATGTGCAG atgaggaacaacaaaaaaacgGCCATCCTTGTCAAAGAGGTGAACACTAAGAAGAGGCTGTTCTTGGTGTACAGGCCCAACACCGGCCGGCAGGTCAAACTGGAGACGTACACAGACCTCAagaagaaatttaaaaag GTCTTGTCAGAAGATGCCAAGCAGCACTGGACTGACCAGTACAAGTCTTCAGAAAAAATCTGCTCACACGCATATTG GCGCGGTAACTGCAAGAAGGCGTCAGTGGGTCTGCAGTGTGAAGTTGGTCTTCGGTGCAGGAGGTACTACGTTTTGTGTGGATCAGTGCTCAGTGTTTGGAATGAGCTGGAAGAAGTGCTCACCCCGGTCAGTGGAACCAATGTAAAGGTGCAGATTGTCCGGCTGAGAACCGAAGATGGGCAGAGGATAGTCG gACTGATCATTCCGGCGAACTGTGTGTCTCCGTTAATTAACAAGCTCTCAACATCGGACCAGTGTCAGCAGCTGGCTGTGCAGGAGCAGCAGAAGCGGCAGCAGCTTCACCCTCAGAGTCTGagccacacacaccacacataG